The Calditrichota bacterium genome has a window encoding:
- a CDS encoding homocysteine S-methyltransferase family protein yields MKRAIPAATPQAVQSLTMRPILLDGALGTELERRGAACSLPLWTAETILESPELVRAVHREYIDAGAHVLTAGTFRTTRWALSKKGMADRAEELTRKAVELARDATTSPNPPAKARGKVEAHAPASLGPASTLALVAGSIAPLVDCYHPELAPGDLVLNAEHRHNAQSLADAGVDIILVETQNSLREAKIATHFARQTRIPVWTSFIVKSPTELLNGDSLRDAARDVVKHGAAAVLINCTSPQIAAKAVMNLSMHVHGEIKIGVYPNALDEQMTPEEFAEWGTNIQAIADIIGGCCGIGPEHIRALAERIRS; encoded by the coding sequence TTGAAACGCGCAATCCCTGCGGCCACTCCGCAAGCCGTGCAGAGTCTTACGATGCGACCGATTTTGCTCGACGGTGCCTTAGGGACAGAGCTTGAGCGCCGCGGGGCTGCCTGTTCGTTGCCGCTTTGGACGGCTGAAACGATTTTGGAGTCGCCCGAGCTCGTCCGCGCGGTGCATCGAGAATATATAGATGCAGGTGCGCATGTCCTGACCGCCGGCACGTTTCGCACGACCAGATGGGCGCTGTCGAAAAAAGGCATGGCGGATCGCGCCGAGGAGCTAACTCGAAAAGCCGTTGAGTTGGCGCGGGATGCAACTACCTCCCCTAACCCCCCCGCTAAAGCGAGGGGGAAAGTTGAAGCACACGCGCCAGCGTCACTGGGTCCAGCGTCCACGCTGGCGCTGGTCGCGGGATCCATTGCGCCTTTGGTAGATTGCTATCACCCGGAACTTGCGCCGGGAGATCTGGTGCTGAACGCCGAGCATCGCCACAACGCGCAGTCACTCGCCGATGCCGGAGTCGACATCATTCTCGTCGAGACGCAGAACTCTTTGCGTGAAGCGAAAATCGCGACGCACTTCGCTCGGCAAACGCGCATTCCCGTATGGACGTCGTTCATCGTGAAATCTCCTACGGAACTTCTGAACGGTGATTCATTACGCGATGCCGCGCGCGACGTCGTCAAGCACGGCGCCGCTGCGGTGTTGATCAATTGCACCTCGCCGCAAATCGCCGCAAAAGCCGTCATGAATCTGTCGATGCACGTGCACGGTGAAATCAAGATAGGCGTCTATCCCAACGCGCTCGACGAACAAATGACACCCGAAGAATTCGCCGAATGGGGGACGAACATTCAAGCCATCGCCGACATCATCGGCGGCTGCTGCGGAATCGGGCCGGAACACATCAGAGCGCTGGCTGAAAGGATACGATCATGA
- a CDS encoding T9SS type A sorting domain-containing protein, which produces MYLIPALLLFLATSLFAQQPTINVDEQLAPFRQYYETREDWPRSHGWKPFKRYEYDVIQRAFPGNTIPAGARWEGWLQMQRMPRASLDENWVNLGPFNHGGRTRVLRFYPNAPDTMFAGSVGGGLFRSDDAGSNWYPFTDALPNLAIGSFEISPSNPNIMYLGTGEGYFNGDGISGVGLLKSIDGGQTWQTTGLSYEYSSGTAILRISVDPRNADIVLASTNDGLYRSTDGGANFTRVRTGNINELKRDPQHPDTLLCAAGYPYGSALNGVYRSTDNGATWFSSSTGLPNPTVIGRIVLSYYPNNSLIVYAGVSGDFDFNGSQMIGVYQSIDNGVTWTRMSQDGEDSHYASQGWYDMAIAVDPDDPSVVFNAGLDVYRSVNNGETWSQKTWWYHGFGDSDFSHADHHELVFHPTHTNELWDVNDGGIFVSYDNGNTWNEKNTGYCTYQYYAMGNATLDTAFALGGSQDNGTSEFDGDGEFDMVFGGDGGFCVIDYSDDDTYYVEYQNGNRYRTDNHGGSFHEINPGITGSGPWVTPIVQDPFEPNTIYTTTSSGGSGVWMSPNQGRNSSWLNLGSVGSANQALSASPAMPGRLYLGTNSNVMRFDVADQQWVNVTGNLSGSYTTRVTPDPFDPNTVYVAKSGYSNGHVWKSVQGGTVWTDITGNLPNVPFQDVVVDQSDPLILYAGGDLGVYRTVNGGATWEIFGEGLPVVRVDDMELQAQTGMLRIATHGRGMWEVPTGTPGFTQLFPNGTEVLGVGSTITIRWSGVSVGGNVRLELSREYPDGTWETIASDIPNSGTHSWTVTGPATDHARFRVTHMTQPELSDTSNADTRIVNPALNLLSHQDGSTVLTGTNDTIRFERVLAEGLLTIELNLDYPSGPWEVLTNNLSTQEIYVWRVRQPGGDRCRLRITSNDDPSLTDMSETDFVVRAPVMTLLTPDGGEVLRVGEPYEVTWSAAEYPGGFRVLLNRSYPDGSWELVSPGTENDGSFEWTPNGQSTMNARLRLATTLDPVGTYMESSADFTIDANTAAGEDFLPTVFYVSDAYPNPFNPTTRFTMEVPARTYVLARVMNQLGQTVSTLVDGPRDAGRHTLTFDGGALASGLYFLRVEADNVVITRKLTLLK; this is translated from the coding sequence ATGTACCTGATTCCCGCACTACTACTCTTCTTAGCAACATCTCTGTTCGCGCAGCAGCCGACCATCAACGTCGACGAGCAGCTCGCGCCGTTCAGACAATACTACGAAACTCGCGAAGACTGGCCGCGTTCGCACGGTTGGAAACCCTTCAAGCGCTACGAATACGACGTGATTCAGCGCGCGTTTCCGGGCAATACGATTCCGGCGGGCGCGCGCTGGGAAGGCTGGCTCCAGATGCAGCGTATGCCGCGCGCGTCTCTCGACGAAAATTGGGTGAACCTCGGCCCCTTCAACCACGGCGGACGCACACGCGTGTTGAGATTTTATCCAAATGCGCCCGACACGATGTTCGCAGGTTCGGTGGGCGGCGGACTCTTTCGCAGCGACGACGCGGGAAGCAACTGGTATCCGTTCACAGACGCGCTGCCTAATCTCGCCATTGGCAGTTTTGAAATCTCTCCCTCCAATCCGAATATCATGTATCTCGGCACGGGCGAAGGTTATTTCAACGGCGACGGAATCTCCGGCGTCGGTCTTCTGAAATCCATCGACGGCGGACAAACGTGGCAAACGACGGGACTGAGCTATGAGTACTCGAGCGGCACAGCGATTCTGCGCATCAGCGTCGACCCGCGCAATGCCGACATCGTGCTCGCCAGCACGAACGACGGACTGTACCGCTCGACGGACGGCGGAGCGAATTTCACCCGCGTGCGCACGGGAAACATCAACGAACTGAAACGCGACCCGCAGCATCCCGACACATTGCTCTGTGCCGCGGGTTATCCTTATGGCTCGGCATTGAACGGAGTTTATCGTTCGACGGACAACGGCGCAACGTGGTTCAGCTCCAGCACGGGATTGCCCAATCCCACGGTGATCGGTCGTATTGTGCTTAGCTACTATCCCAACAACTCACTGATTGTTTATGCGGGAGTCAGCGGCGATTTCGATTTCAACGGTTCGCAGATGATCGGCGTCTATCAGTCGATTGACAACGGCGTGACGTGGACCCGCATGTCGCAAGACGGCGAGGATAGCCACTATGCAAGTCAGGGTTGGTACGACATGGCCATCGCCGTCGATCCCGACGATCCGTCCGTAGTTTTTAACGCGGGCTTGGACGTCTACCGCTCGGTAAACAACGGCGAAACATGGTCGCAGAAAACATGGTGGTACCATGGATTCGGAGACAGCGATTTTTCGCATGCGGACCACCACGAGCTTGTTTTTCATCCGACTCACACCAACGAACTTTGGGACGTCAACGACGGCGGTATTTTTGTTTCCTACGACAATGGCAACACGTGGAACGAAAAGAACACCGGCTACTGTACCTATCAATATTATGCGATGGGCAACGCCACGCTTGACACGGCCTTCGCGCTCGGCGGTTCGCAAGACAACGGCACCAGCGAATTTGACGGTGACGGCGAGTTCGACATGGTCTTCGGCGGCGACGGCGGATTTTGCGTGATTGATTATTCGGATGACGACACTTACTACGTCGAATATCAAAACGGCAACCGCTACCGCACAGACAATCACGGCGGGAGTTTTCATGAAATCAATCCGGGAATTACCGGCAGTGGCCCGTGGGTTACGCCGATCGTGCAAGACCCGTTTGAGCCAAATACCATTTACACGACCACCAGCAGCGGAGGATCGGGCGTTTGGATGTCGCCTAATCAAGGACGCAACAGCAGTTGGTTGAACCTCGGTTCGGTCGGCAGCGCCAATCAAGCGCTTTCCGCGTCGCCTGCGATGCCGGGACGACTGTACCTCGGCACAAACAGTAACGTGATGCGCTTTGACGTCGCCGATCAACAATGGGTAAACGTAACCGGAAATCTTTCGGGATCATATACGACTCGCGTGACTCCGGATCCCTTCGATCCGAACACCGTCTACGTCGCGAAGTCCGGCTACTCGAACGGTCACGTTTGGAAATCAGTGCAAGGCGGCACAGTGTGGACGGACATTACGGGCAATTTGCCGAATGTGCCTTTCCAAGACGTTGTCGTCGATCAAAGCGATCCATTGATCTTGTACGCCGGCGGAGATTTGGGAGTCTACCGCACCGTCAACGGCGGAGCGACCTGGGAAATTTTCGGCGAAGGTCTGCCTGTCGTGCGCGTGGACGATATGGAATTGCAAGCGCAAACCGGCATGTTGCGCATCGCCACTCATGGCCGCGGCATGTGGGAAGTCCCGACGGGAACACCGGGATTTACGCAGCTCTTTCCGAACGGTACGGAAGTTTTGGGAGTCGGCTCGACGATTACGATTCGCTGGTCAGGCGTCAGCGTCGGCGGAAACGTCCGGCTCGAATTGAGTCGCGAGTATCCGGACGGAACATGGGAAACGATCGCCTCCGATATTCCCAATAGCGGCACGCACTCGTGGACTGTTACGGGACCTGCCACAGATCACGCGCGCTTTAGAGTGACGCACATGACGCAGCCGGAGCTTTCCGACACCTCGAATGCCGACACGCGTATCGTCAATCCCGCTTTGAATCTATTGTCGCACCAAGACGGCAGCACGGTCTTAACGGGAACGAATGACACGATTCGATTCGAGCGAGTGCTCGCCGAGGGCTTGTTAACCATCGAACTGAATCTCGATTATCCAAGCGGCCCGTGGGAAGTGCTTACAAACAACCTTTCGACGCAGGAAATTTACGTTTGGCGAGTCCGGCAGCCCGGCGGAGATCGTTGCCGCTTACGCATCACAAGCAATGACGATCCGTCGTTGACCGATATGTCGGAAACGGACTTCGTCGTGCGCGCGCCGGTGATGACTTTACTGACTCCTGACGGCGGCGAAGTTCTGCGCGTCGGCGAACCGTATGAGGTCACGTGGAGCGCGGCCGAATATCCCGGAGGATTTCGCGTGCTGCTAAATCGCAGCTATCCTGACGGCAGTTGGGAACTCGTGTCACCGGGAACGGAGAACGACGGCAGCTTTGAGTGGACGCCAAACGGACAGTCGACGATGAACGCCCGTCTTCGACTCGCCACGACACTCGATCCGGTTGGCACATACATGGAAAGCTCTGCCGACTTTACGATCGACGCGAACACCGCTGCCGGTGAAGATTTCTTACCGACGGTATTCTACGTCAGCGACGCCTATCCAAATCCGTTTAATCCGACCACACGATTCACGATGGAAGTTCCGGCACGCACTTACGTTCTTGCGCGGGTTATGAATCAACTCGGTCAAACGGTGAGCACGCTTGTGGACGGTCCCCGAGACGCCGGACGGCACACGCTGACGTTCGACGGCGGCGCACTCGCATCCGGTCTGTATTTTCTGCGTGTTGAAGCGGACAACGTCGTCATCACCCGCAAGCTGACATTGTTGAAGTGA
- a CDS encoding T9SS type A sorting domain-containing protein, which translates to MRRNILGIIVGLVLVLSVGAWGQLPIYEQWRQEYHIEANSISVVIPARTPINMEGFFASVQYYDRWYMGHGYYSYNVREYICHLDSSGIVWLRQIENYPRDGGIPGMPSNPLLLSDETIVVRNAQSEVMHYTLEGDSIGSFEILPDPWDHLSRGILLSTSRGFITASVLGVYSYTDSGVLLDSLVVPDLYSSFKDIEKISDNLFFVLCTPDSYTVTYVVDINLTVTQTDTVATGLFPVAVCNGSSGALFVTARNMLNDSLVLLRFSESGEFEYLRMFYDNQLLYIGSDFFSTTAGVLCVQVNRTNGLKHYQFYSEDLESLGTLTLHDDGHSSIADDDGGMLVSSWVGTHFFVTKFGTTPTPTNSTPALPNNIAVSVYPNPFNATTTFSFDLPGGTPVSLRIYDTTGRQVATVIDEFRDAGSYTTSFDASALASGVYFYRFDAWQFSHSGKLLLLK; encoded by the coding sequence ATGCGACGGAATATTCTTGGGATTATTGTTGGGTTGGTGTTGGTGCTCTCTGTGGGTGCGTGGGGGCAGTTGCCTATTTATGAGCAGTGGAGACAAGAGTATCATATTGAAGCCAACTCCATCTCTGTTGTGATTCCTGCGAGGACACCGATAAACATGGAAGGTTTCTTTGCTTCAGTTCAATACTACGACAGATGGTACATGGGGCATGGCTACTACTCCTATAATGTCCGCGAGTACATATGCCATCTGGATTCATCTGGAATTGTGTGGCTACGACAAATCGAGAACTACCCACGGGACGGCGGCATTCCGGGGATGCCCTCCAATCCACTGCTACTTTCTGACGAAACTATTGTTGTACGCAACGCACAATCAGAAGTGATGCACTATACGCTCGAGGGTGATTCAATCGGATCTTTTGAAATCCTGCCCGACCCATGGGACCACCTAAGTCGTGGAATACTGCTTTCCACTTCGCGGGGGTTTATAACTGCCTCCGTTCTAGGGGTATATTCATACACAGATAGCGGAGTATTATTGGATTCTCTCGTGGTTCCCGATCTATATTCTTCGTTCAAAGATATTGAAAAAATCAGTGATAACTTGTTCTTTGTACTTTGTACCCCTGATAGCTACACGGTAACATATGTTGTTGATATCAATCTCACGGTGACTCAAACGGATACCGTGGCCACTGGTCTTTTCCCTGTAGCGGTCTGCAATGGCTCGTCGGGTGCTTTGTTTGTGACTGCGAGAAACATGCTGAACGATTCACTCGTTCTTCTTAGATTCTCTGAATCTGGTGAGTTTGAGTATCTACGAATGTTCTATGACAACCAACTTTTGTACATCGGTTCAGACTTCTTTTCAACTACGGCTGGTGTACTGTGCGTGCAAGTGAATCGAACCAACGGGCTCAAGCACTACCAGTTCTATAGTGAGGATTTGGAGAGTCTTGGGACATTAACCTTGCATGATGATGGCCATAGCTCAATAGCCGATGATGATGGGGGCATGTTGGTGTCGTCATGGGTTGGAACACATTTCTTTGTTACAAAATTTGGCACAACTCCTACACCTACAAACTCCACCCCCGCCCTCCCCAACAACATCGCTGTCTCCGTCTACCCCAACCCCTTCAACGCAACGACAACATTCAGCTTCGACTTACCCGGCGGAACGCCCGTCTCCCTCCGCATCTACGACACAACGGGCCGTCAAGTGGCCACAGTCATCGATGAGTTTCGTGATGCCGGGTCTTATACGACTTCGTTCGACGCGTCCGCTCTCGCGAGCGGAGTCTATTTTTACCGTTTTGACGCTTGGCAGTTTTCTCATTCGGGAAAACTCTTGCTTTTGAAATAG